One Streptomyces sp. CG4 genomic window, CATCGCACCGGCTCCCTTCCGGGCTGCTGCTCCCAGCTCTTGGCTGCTGCTCCCAGCGTGGGCGCGCCTGGCCCAGGGCACCACGGGCCACATGGGCCCGGCCGGAAGGCCCTTCGGCCCAGGGCACGCCATCCATGACATTCACACATGCCGGGCGCGCGTAACTCTCGTTGGACGGCGACGCCCTTCTTCCGGTGCCGTGGGCCGCGCGGAGCCCTGTGCGGTCGGCGGCGGTCAGCGGGCGGTGTCGTGTTCGCTGATCCAGCGGGCGGCGAGGAGGCCGGAGCCGGCGGTGAGGACGGCGGCGGCGATGACCGTGGCGTTCAGGCCGAGGGCGTCCGCGAGGATGCCCGCGACGAGGGCGCCGGCGGCGTAGCCGATGTCGCGCCAGAAGCGGTAGGTGCCCAGCGAGCCGGCCCGCCAGGCCGGGTGGGCGTGGTCGGAGACCGAGGCGATCAGAGCCGGATAGACCATGGCGGTGCCGAGTCCGAGCGCGATCGCGGAGAGGACGCCCGCGAGGAGCGGGGTGTCCAACAGGGCGAGGGCCAGCAGGAACCCGGCGGCCTGCACGAGCATGCCGGTGACGATGAGCGGCTTGCGGCCGATACGGTCCGAGAGATGACCGGTGGGGATTTGGCCGAGGCCCCAGAGGATGGGATAGAGGCCCTTGATGAGGCCTACGGCGGCGAGGCCGAGCCCGTGGTCGGTGAAGAGCAGCGGGAAGACGCCCCAGGTGAGGCCGTCGTTGAGGTTGTTGACCAGGCCGGCCTGGCTGGCACCGCGCAGCGACCGGTGCCGCCAGGAGGTCCGGGCGAAGGTGGCGGCCAGTACGGTGCTCTCGCTCGACGGCAGGGGCTTGGTGTGCTGCGCGAGTTCGAGGGCCACATGCGCGGCGGTGTCGCGCACGATCAGGGCGAGGCCGAGCCCGGCG contains:
- a CDS encoding MFS transporter, producing MSTTTESAARPVRLGLRENWLQFTLLVVVNVCVGGLVGLERTTVPLIGAHTFRLTNDLAVFSFIIAFGLTKALTNLAAGALTARFRRKQLLVAGWLIGIPVPFALAWAPSWGWIVAANVLLCLNQGLTWSMTVNMKIDLVGPARRGLATGLNEAAGYTAVGATALVTGFLATAYGLRPVPELIGVIFVVAGLGLALIVRDTAAHVALELAQHTKPLPSSESTVLAATFARTSWRHRSLRGASQAGLVNNLNDGLTWGVFPLLFTDHGLGLAAVGLIKGLYPILWGLGQIPTGHLSDRIGRKPLIVTGMLVQAAGFLLALALLDTPLLAGVLSAIALGLGTAMVYPALIASVSDHAHPAWRAGSLGTYRFWRDIGYAAGALVAGILADALGLNATVIAAAVLTAGSGLLAARWISEHDTAR